The following are encoded together in the Phragmites australis chromosome 19, lpPhrAust1.1, whole genome shotgun sequence genome:
- the LOC133899956 gene encoding probable protein phosphatase 2C 74 — translation MLYTVRFLCSVVDAFASFVRELLKAVVVDMACSPVVVPVPAAAVPPAGLVAATQLSLRRKARAPVAVQEQLRLLVTPPPVVAPAACDDDLGGCTVEEQQAEGKKRKKAAWAATRRPSSLVIPVADDAGEVPAGWGVAAAPEAEVAVEGEVFWLASRAGPKHAMEDGYGVITHKNDGDSQLAFYGVYDGHGGRAAVDFVSERHGRNVVSAVLAAGTEEDDVSAAIRAAYLKTDSELLTQLQGASGGACAATALVKGGDLYVANLGDCRAVLSRDGAAAALTADHTCAKEDERARVEREGGYVSRSGSGVWRVQGSLAVSRAFGDGGLKQWVVADPAVTRVPLSAGCDFLVIASDGLWDKVSNQEAVDAVSRSRATSCRELVDMARRRGSRDDVTVMVVDLQSFVP, via the exons ATGCTGTACACCGTTCGGTTCCTGTGCTCTGTCGTTGACGCCTTCGCGAGCTTCGTGCGCGAGCTCCTCAAGGCAGTCGTCGTCGACATGGCGTGCTCCCCGGTTGTTGTCCCCGTGCCCGCTGCAGCGGTGCCCCCCGCCGGCCTGGTGGCCGCCACGCAACTCTCGCTGAGGAGGAAGGCGCGTGCCCCGGTCGCCGTCCAGGAGCAGCTGCGTCTGCTGGTCACGCCACCGCCGGTGGTTGCTCCAGCGGCGTGCGATGACGACCTCGGTGGTTGCACTGTGGAAGAGCAGCAAGCTGAgggaaagaagaggaagaaggcggcgtgggcggcgacgaggaggccgTCGAGTCTGGTCATACCGGTGGCGGATGACGCCGGCGAGGTGCCCGCCGGCTGGGGTGTGGCTGCGGCGCCGGAGGCCGAGGTGGCTGTCGAAGGGGAGGTCTTTTGGCTGGCGAGCAGGGCGGGACCgaagcatgcaatggaggacGGCTATGGGGTGATCACCCACAAAAACGATGGAGATTCCCAACTG GCATTCTACGGTGTGTACGACGGGCACGGCGGCCGCGCGGCGGTGGACTTCGTCTCCGAGCGTCACGGCAGGAACGTCGTCTCCGCAGTGCTCGCCGCGGGAACTGAGGAGGACGACGTGTCGGCGGCGATCAGAGCCGCCTACTTGAAGACTGACAGCGAACTCCTCACCCAGCTGCAG GGTGCAAGCGGTGGTGCATGCGCCGCGACGGCGCTGGTGAAGGGCGGCGACCTCTACGTGGCGAACCTGGGCGACTGCCGCGCCGTGCTGAGCCGCGAcggcgccgcggccgcgctAACGGCCGACCACACCTGCGCGAAGGAGGATGAGCGGGCCCGCGTCGAGAGGGAGGGCGGCTACGTGAgccgcagcggcagcggcgtgTGGCGGGTTCAGGGCAGCCTCGCCGTGTCGCGCGCATTCGGCGACGGTGGCCTGAAGCAGTGGGTCGTCGCCGACCCGGCGGTCACCAGGGTGCCCCTGAGCGCCGGGTGCGACTTCCTCGTCATCGCGTCCGACGGGCTCTGGGACAAGGTGAGCAACCAGGAGGCCGTTGACGCCGTCTCGAGGAGCAGGGCGACATCTTGCAGGGAGCTGGTGGACATGGCGCGCCGAAGGGGGAGCCGAGATGACGTCACTGTCATGGTCGTCGACCTCCAGAGTTTCGTACCATAG